The proteins below are encoded in one region of Sedimentibacter sp. zth1:
- a CDS encoding sugar phosphate isomerase/epimerase yields MKIGMPSLVEFSTIEENIELCNKLNFDFIELNMNFPYNMIDSVDSQFIKDLAKSNNIYFTMHMPDDADIGSFYECVRQGYLNLFLDTIEWCKNSNIHLINMHINKGPFMTLPDKKVYIYEKYCDEYVKNFIYSISIIAEKAMKCGVTVCIENSNNFMLPFAKEIIKKSIIYDNVKLTWDVGHDYKSGYLDKKILLQNKDKIKHMHLHDANIKSDHLVLFEGDIDIMQRIKFAYDNNLSMLIEVKTKEALEKSKKVMDLNI; encoded by the coding sequence ATGAAAATAGGTATGCCTTCTCTTGTAGAATTTAGTACAATAGAAGAAAATATAGAATTATGCAATAAATTAAATTTTGACTTTATAGAGTTGAATATGAATTTCCCTTACAATATGATAGATAGTGTAGATAGTCAATTTATTAAAGATTTGGCAAAGAGCAACAATATTTATTTTACCATGCATATGCCAGATGATGCTGATATTGGTTCTTTTTATGAATGTGTTAGGCAAGGATATTTGAATTTGTTTTTAGATACTATTGAATGGTGTAAAAATTCTAATATACATTTAATTAATATGCATATCAACAAAGGACCCTTTATGACGTTACCTGATAAGAAGGTTTATATATATGAAAAATATTGCGATGAGTATGTTAAGAATTTTATATACAGTATATCGATTATAGCTGAAAAAGCAATGAAATGTGGTGTTACTGTATGTATTGAAAATAGTAATAATTTTATGTTGCCATTTGCGAAAGAAATAATAAAAAAATCTATAATTTATGATAATGTTAAATTGACGTGGGATGTTGGACATGATTATAAAAGTGGCTATTTAGATAAAAAAATTCTGCTTCAAAACAAAGATAAAATAAAACATATGCATTTACATGATGCTAATATTAAAAGTGATCATTTGGTTCTTTTCGAGGGTGATATTGATATAATGCAAAGAATTAAATTTGCATACGATAATAATTTAAGTATGTTAATAGAAGTTAAAACTAAGGAAGCACTAGAAAAATCTAAAAAAGTAATGGATTTAAATATATAG
- a CDS encoding O-antigen ligase, translated as MKKINTIFLLLIMSVLFAPLAYIFVIVLFIRNIINNKAFGVKNLKQNKVLSVIFFWYIIVTILSQYKLISTFFLLIITICIIIVIYVSKNYNTIDKDKLLKIFYIVSLITYAIGIFQMVNPNVIMPAKWVDLSQYKIDKRMFSTFFNPNVYGFYINLVVLCIVTNMTTNDRPKDIRMLENATLPLSILCLFFTFSRTSWVSLIGSLIIVGIFTDKKYFKYIIIITVFLFIADNISGTGRADISKISSDGSMAYRFELWKTSINIIKDNLFSGIGFGTFFKYTSTYSATITHYIEHCHNIYLQIFMETGLLGFLIFVVSIFKLVVSIYKKFKIDKNNKFNKLISLVLAMTLIHGLVDSVPLTPQIMLILSMIVGVVIGEYSKQLSDNLT; from the coding sequence ATGAAAAAAATTAACACAATATTTCTGCTGTTAATAATGTCAGTATTATTTGCACCTTTAGCGTATATTTTCGTCATTGTGTTATTTATTAGAAATATTATTAATAATAAAGCTTTTGGAGTCAAAAATTTAAAACAAAACAAAGTTTTAAGTGTCATATTTTTTTGGTATATAATAGTTACAATATTGTCACAATATAAGCTTATTTCAACGTTTTTTTTGCTTATAATAACAATATGTATAATAATCGTTATATATGTTTCAAAAAATTATAATACAATAGACAAAGATAAATTATTAAAGATTTTTTATATAGTATCATTAATAACATATGCAATTGGTATATTTCAAATGGTTAATCCAAATGTAATTATGCCTGCTAAGTGGGTTGATTTATCGCAATATAAGATTGATAAAAGAATGTTTTCAACATTTTTTAATCCAAATGTGTATGGATTTTATATAAATTTAGTTGTATTGTGTATAGTTACAAATATGACAACCAATGATAGACCTAAAGATATTAGAATGTTGGAGAATGCTACTTTACCTTTGTCAATATTATGTTTATTTTTTACATTTTCAAGGACAAGCTGGGTATCATTGATTGGTTCATTGATAATAGTGGGAATATTTACAGATAAAAAATATTTTAAATATATTATTATTATTACAGTGTTTCTTTTTATAGCTGACAATATAAGTGGAACTGGCAGGGCGGATATCTCAAAGATATCTAGTGATGGTTCTATGGCATATAGGTTTGAATTATGGAAAACTAGCATTAATATAATAAAAGATAACTTATTTTCTGGTATTGGTTTTGGTACGTTTTTTAAGTATACATCGACTTATAGTGCAACAATTACACATTATATTGAGCATTGTCATAATATATATTTGCAAATTTTTATGGAAACAGGTCTTTTGGGATTTTTAATATTTGTTGTATCAATATTTAAACTGGTTGTTAGCATTTATAAAAAATTCAAGATAGATAAAAATAATAAATTTAATAAGTTAATATCATTGGTATTAGCTATGACATTGATACATGGATTAGTTGATTCAGTACCATTAACTCCTCAAATAATGCTTATATTATCTATGATTGTAGGAGTAGTTATTGGTGAATATAGTAAGCAACTATCAGATAATTTGACTTAA
- a CDS encoding cell wall metabolism sensor histidine kinase WalK, whose amino-acid sequence MFRKLHIKLTVYMGIALTFFMIFVISGIYFITKIVYEDQTRKIMEQEAIKVQIYNNDPIKIEDLITNARYKALQSRILYFGKEDLRSNYISYDKSLNILHVKGEDEGIVKNIIDFAIESLAEKKDSYNRKDIDGKTYRIYTKYIASLSTPRVIQIYENSEGENYFWMFLKTVLLLIGAIALVLLLTISYIFTGKALKPVKETWHKQKEFIADASHELRTPLTVIQTNLDVMMSDEEGTIIENEMWLDNAYSETQVMANLIDQLLTLAKVDANETKMEWLELSLTEIVENVTDNMDIMAKNKNLKMVTDIQDDVIIKGDYDKIRRLVVILVDNAIKYTEEGFVSVKLSIEKNKKVLYIQDSGLGISNDDQKRIFDRFFRSDKARNRKFGGTGLGLSIAKWIVNSHRASIDVESKIGEGSTFIVKFN is encoded by the coding sequence ATGTTTAGAAAACTTCACATAAAGCTAACTGTATATATGGGTATAGCTCTAACATTCTTTATGATATTTGTTATATCAGGTATATATTTTATAACAAAAATAGTATACGAGGATCAAACACGTAAAATAATGGAGCAGGAAGCAATAAAGGTGCAAATTTACAACAATGATCCTATAAAAATAGAAGATTTAATAACTAATGCAAGATATAAAGCATTACAGTCTAGAATTTTATATTTTGGCAAAGAGGATTTAAGGTCTAATTATATTTCTTATGATAAATCATTAAATATACTGCATGTTAAAGGTGAGGATGAAGGTATAGTTAAAAACATCATTGATTTTGCAATAGAATCTTTAGCAGAAAAAAAAGATAGTTATAACAGAAAGGATATTGATGGAAAAACATATAGAATATATACAAAATATATTGCTAGTTTAAGCACTCCAAGAGTTATACAGATATATGAAAATTCAGAGGGTGAAAATTATTTTTGGATGTTCTTAAAAACAGTATTATTGTTGATTGGGGCTATAGCATTAGTTTTACTTTTAACAATAAGTTATATTTTCACAGGTAAAGCTCTTAAACCAGTGAAAGAAACATGGCATAAACAGAAAGAATTTATTGCTGATGCATCACATGAACTTAGAACGCCATTAACAGTTATACAAACAAATCTTGATGTTATGATGTCTGATGAAGAAGGAACAATTATAGAAAATGAAATGTGGTTAGATAATGCGTATTCCGAAACACAAGTTATGGCTAACCTTATAGATCAATTGCTAACTTTAGCAAAAGTTGATGCAAATGAAACTAAGATGGAATGGTTGGAATTATCATTAACTGAAATTGTTGAAAATGTAACGGATAATATGGATATAATGGCTAAAAATAAAAACTTGAAAATGGTGACAGATATACAAGACGATGTTATAATAAAAGGCGACTATGATAAAATAAGAAGATTAGTAGTAATTTTAGTAGACAATGCGATCAAATATACTGAAGAAGGTTTTGTCAGTGTAAAGTTGAGTATTGAAAAAAATAAAAAAGTATTGTATATACAGGACTCAGGTTTAGGAATATCAAATGATGATCAAAAAAGAATATTTGATAGATTCTTTAGGAGCGATAAAGCGAGAAATAGAAAATTTGGTGGAACGGGTTTAGGCTTAAGTATAGCTAAGTGGATAGTTAATTCTCACAGAGCTTCAATTGATGTTGAAAGTAAAATCGGAGAAGGTAGTACGTTTATAGTTAAATTTAATTAG
- a CDS encoding response regulator transcription factor, which yields MRVLIVEDEVKITQALNFLFSKQKINVDIANDGDEGLLLAKKDIYDVIVLDIMLPGTNGIEILKTMRRAGNKTPVIMLTAKDTIDDRVFGLEQGADDYLVKPFATKELIARVKALSRRKNTEFIGEIYEFEGIKYDVKNYLLYVDNCEFKIPLKEAMLMEMFIKKPKQVFTREQIIDRIWGLESDILESNIEIYVHHLRKRLNHTGAKIETVRGVGYMLKEK from the coding sequence ATGAGAGTGTTGATAGTAGAAGATGAAGTGAAAATAACTCAAGCGTTGAATTTTTTGTTTTCTAAACAAAAGATAAATGTAGATATAGCCAATGATGGTGATGAAGGATTACTACTTGCTAAAAAAGATATATATGATGTTATAGTTTTAGATATAATGTTGCCAGGTACAAATGGTATAGAAATATTAAAAACAATGCGAAGAGCTGGAAATAAAACTCCGGTTATAATGCTAACGGCAAAAGATACAATAGATGATAGAGTATTTGGACTTGAGCAGGGTGCAGATGATTATTTGGTTAAGCCATTTGCAACAAAGGAACTTATTGCTCGTGTGAAAGCACTTTCTAGAAGAAAAAACACAGAATTTATAGGTGAAATATATGAGTTTGAAGGTATTAAATATGATGTGAAAAACTATCTTTTATATGTGGATAATTGTGAGTTCAAAATACCATTAAAAGAAGCTATGCTTATGGAGATGTTTATCAAAAAACCTAAGCAAGTTTTTACTAGAGAGCAAATTATTGATAGAATATGGGGACTTGAATCAGATATTTTAGAAAGCAATATTGAAATATATGTGCACCATCTTAGGAAAAGACTAAATCATACTGGAGCTAAAATTGAAACAGTCCGTGGTGTAGGTTATATGTTAAAAGAAAAGTAG
- a CDS encoding stalk domain-containing protein produces MNKKLTRGIVSGLIMLTSMSVAFGAGTKFEIKATMDSGVTIKYKDEVQKLVDVNGVTKDPIMYNGTTYVPVRSIGDIVGLDVDWDKETRTVLLDEKITVSLENDSLEDIMSAVYSGVKSDLPMVANTPVTDENVKYFLGIESLNGAEALASEAMIGSIPHSVVLLRAPEGSDIEALKKEIKEKVDPRKWICVGVERDEVIVDNIDNVVIMIIQNRIANEIHESFLNLNNENQ; encoded by the coding sequence ATGAATAAAAAATTAACTAGAGGTATAGTATCTGGACTAATAATGCTAACAAGTATGTCAGTTGCTTTTGGAGCAGGTACAAAATTTGAAATTAAAGCTACTATGGATAGCGGAGTTACTATTAAGTACAAAGATGAAGTACAAAAACTTGTTGATGTAAACGGAGTTACAAAAGATCCAATTATGTACAATGGCACAACATATGTTCCAGTTAGAAGTATAGGTGATATTGTGGGCTTGGATGTTGATTGGGATAAAGAAACTAGAACTGTATTATTAGACGAGAAAATTACTGTTTCTTTAGAGAACGATTCACTTGAAGACATAATGAGTGCTGTGTATAGCGGTGTAAAAAGTGATTTACCAATGGTTGCAAATACTCCTGTTACAGATGAAAACGTAAAATACTTTTTAGGAATTGAATCATTAAATGGAGCTGAAGCATTAGCATCTGAAGCTATGATAGGTTCAATACCACACTCTGTTGTTCTATTAAGAGCACCTGAAGGCTCTGATATTGAAGCATTAAAGAAAGAAATAAAGGAAAAAGTAGACCCTAGAAAATGGATTTGTGTAGGTGTTGAAAGAGATGAAGTAATAGTTGATAATATAGATAATGTTGTAATAATGATAATCCAAAATAGAATTGCAAATGAAATTCATGAAAGTTTTTTAAATTTAAATAATGAAAATCAATAA
- a CDS encoding amidohydrolase has product MDNYYQELICLRRKLHSIAEIGWLEIETTIFLLEYLEKLGFNIQYGREIHSERIELPNKKMYKQAYESNKNLYNEKYKDIFDGYTGLIASFNTNTPGKTTAFRFDIDALEITESQDSEHFPYKEGFASKNTKFMHACGHDGHMAIGLTLAHWIANNSNDLSGNFIFIFQPAEEGVRGAKSILNKGVLPKIDYLFGMHIGLGMKENYVGVGTIDFLGNENMQIKFSGKYSHAGNKPEDGCNSLLAAASASLMMHSITQYSSGIARVNVGTFTAGRQRNSVPGEAVLGVEIRANKKEILDDLIIKTENIVKGAAISFQNDYNISYLGHSDCYNHVNKDLACFIENILLKKNINVQKYPSFNASEDITSIMNFVENNGGKSIHMLFGAKLSASHHNKKFDFDENVLKLAFDSFTEIVNNFSLKQK; this is encoded by the coding sequence ATGGATAATTATTACCAAGAATTAATCTGCTTGAGAAGAAAATTGCATTCCATTGCAGAAATTGGTTGGTTAGAAATTGAAACAACTATTTTTTTATTAGAATATCTTGAAAAACTGGGATTTAATATCCAGTATGGCAGGGAAATACACAGTGAAAGAATAGAATTACCAAACAAAAAAATGTATAAGCAGGCTTATGAAAGCAATAAAAATCTATACAATGAAAAATACAAAGATATTTTTGATGGTTATACAGGTCTTATAGCATCTTTTAACACAAATACTCCGGGAAAAACAACCGCATTTCGCTTTGATATTGATGCACTTGAAATAACAGAATCTCAAGATTCGGAACATTTTCCTTATAAAGAGGGCTTTGCTTCAAAAAATACTAAATTCATGCATGCCTGTGGACATGACGGACATATGGCTATTGGATTAACATTGGCACATTGGATTGCAAATAATTCAAATGATTTGTCAGGCAACTTTATTTTTATTTTTCAACCAGCTGAAGAAGGAGTTAGAGGAGCTAAAAGTATACTAAACAAAGGTGTTTTACCTAAAATTGATTATTTATTTGGAATGCATATTGGATTAGGTATGAAAGAAAATTACGTAGGTGTTGGTACAATAGACTTTTTAGGTAACGAAAATATGCAAATAAAATTTAGCGGCAAATATTCACACGCTGGTAACAAACCAGAAGATGGATGCAATTCACTACTTGCAGCAGCTTCAGCATCTTTAATGATGCACTCCATTACACAATATAGTTCTGGTATAGCAAGGGTAAATGTTGGTACATTTACTGCCGGTAGACAAAGAAATTCAGTACCTGGTGAAGCCGTTTTAGGAGTTGAAATACGTGCAAATAAAAAAGAAATTTTGGATGACCTCATTATTAAAACAGAAAATATTGTAAAGGGTGCTGCTATTTCATTTCAAAATGACTACAATATATCCTACTTAGGTCATTCTGATTGTTATAATCACGTTAATAAAGATTTGGCATGCTTTATTGAAAATATATTATTAAAGAAAAACATTAATGTACAAAAATACCCGTCTTTTAATGCCTCTGAAGATATAACTTCAATAATGAATTTTGTTGAAAACAATGGTGGAAAATCTATACATATGTTATTCGGAGCAAAGTTAAGTGCAAGCCATCATAACAAAAAATTTGACTTTGATGAAAATGTGTTAAAACTAGCATTTGATAGTTTCACAGAAATTGTGAATAATTTTTCTTTAAAACAGAAGTAG
- a CDS encoding anti-phage dCTP deaminase, with protein MFDKPNNSELVIGIISAVGTDVSKVISLLSDKLKQFKYSVEEIKVSKDVISTFDKNPTLTDSNEYERISKYMNIGDKLREEDETILMKGAVYQIYLNRVKNSDNSTKDTSPRARVAYIINSIKHPKEVAFLRKIYTSGFHLIGVTDDYKNRKSYLTNRKGMTDDQALRLLNRDDNEGIEYGQKTRDAFQDSDYFIHVSDSSNELESTVFRLLDLLFGNPFITPTFEEYAMFMAYSTSLRSADLSRQIGAVVTKDKEILASGVNDCPKFEGGLYWNKMENGKYIDDENGRDYMLGYDPNKKEQEKIINKVLGSLGLDVNDDNIKKLKQSGIGDLTEYGRVVHSEMEALLMCARNNISCRGASMYVTTFPCHNCAKHIIAAGIKKVIYIEPYPKSKALEFYKNEITMSKDEKNKVQFLHFRGVGPRKYIELFSMASALSYPRKRKDNSGNRIKWESETANLRNPLPVLNYIEFEMLAFDSFQKLLNDNIKL; from the coding sequence ATGTTTGATAAACCTAATAATAGTGAATTAGTAATAGGTATAATAAGTGCAGTTGGTACAGATGTTAGCAAAGTTATTTCTTTACTTAGTGATAAATTAAAACAGTTTAAATATAGTGTTGAAGAAATTAAAGTATCAAAAGATGTTATTTCTACATTTGATAAAAATCCAACGCTCACAGATAGTAATGAATATGAAAGAATATCAAAATATATGAATATAGGAGATAAGCTACGGGAAGAAGATGAAACAATTTTAATGAAGGGGGCAGTTTATCAAATATATTTAAATAGAGTAAAAAATAGTGATAATAGTACAAAAGATACTAGCCCAAGAGCTAGAGTTGCTTATATAATTAATTCAATCAAACATCCAAAGGAAGTTGCTTTTTTAAGGAAAATATATACATCTGGGTTTCATCTTATTGGTGTAACTGATGATTATAAAAATAGAAAATCATATTTAACAAATCGTAAGGGAATGACTGATGACCAAGCATTAAGATTACTTAATCGCGATGATAATGAGGGAATAGAATATGGGCAAAAGACTAGAGACGCATTTCAAGATTCTGATTATTTTATACATGTGTCTGATTCTAGTAATGAACTCGAAAGTACTGTTTTTAGACTTTTAGATTTATTATTTGGTAATCCTTTTATTACTCCTACGTTTGAAGAGTATGCGATGTTTATGGCATATTCCACATCATTAAGGTCGGCAGATTTATCAAGACAAATTGGGGCAGTTGTAACAAAAGATAAAGAAATACTAGCTTCGGGAGTAAATGATTGTCCTAAATTTGAAGGCGGACTATACTGGAATAAAATGGAAAATGGCAAGTATATAGATGATGAAAACGGTAGAGATTATATGTTAGGTTATGATCCCAATAAAAAAGAACAAGAGAAAATTATAAATAAGGTATTAGGAAGCTTAGGTTTAGATGTTAATGATGATAATATTAAAAAATTAAAACAGTCTGGAATAGGAGACCTTACAGAATATGGACGGGTAGTGCATAGTGAAATGGAAGCCTTGTTAATGTGTGCAAGAAATAATATTAGCTGTAGAGGTGCAAGTATGTATGTAACCACATTTCCATGTCATAATTGTGCAAAACATATAATTGCAGCAGGTATTAAGAAAGTTATATATATTGAACCATATCCTAAAAGTAAAGCTTTAGAATTTTATAAAAATGAGATAACTATGTCTAAAGATGAAAAGAATAAAGTTCAGTTTTTACATTTTAGAGGAGTGGGTCCACGAAAATATATTGAACTTTTTTCTATGGCATCCGCTTTATCATATCCTAGAAAAAGAAAAGATAATAGTGGTAATAGAATTAAATGGGAAAGTGAAACAGCAAATTTAAGAAATCCATTGCCTGTATTAAATTATATTGAGTTTGAAATGTTAGCATTTGATTCATTCCAAAAATTGTTAAATGATAATATAAAATTATAA
- a CDS encoding metallophosphoesterase — protein MKIYCLSDIHGCISEFDYALSLIETHLIENNTKLILLGDYIHGGPDSYGVLDKIIELQRKYGVDKCMALMGNHEDMACCGRWPIAADRFSHSEDNIDEAKEDRYVQWMMTLPRYYFFYESNIIFVHAGVEEEAGDMWEWATDDFTFTEKYPAQTGKFYDNYKIVAGHIGTEVISEDPRFHDIYYDGESHYYIDGTVLESGVIPILMVDTETDKYYRVTENGNFIILPYDEEDW, from the coding sequence ATGAAAATTTATTGTTTGTCAGATATCCATGGATGTATTTCAGAATTTGATTATGCATTATCTTTGATAGAAACACATCTTATAGAAAATAATACGAAACTCATTTTACTTGGAGATTATATTCATGGTGGTCCGGATAGCTATGGAGTTTTAGACAAGATAATAGAACTACAGCGAAAATATGGAGTGGATAAATGTATGGCTCTAATGGGAAATCATGAAGACATGGCTTGTTGTGGTAGATGGCCTATTGCGGCCGATCGTTTTTCGCATAGTGAAGACAATATCGATGAGGCAAAAGAAGATAGGTATGTCCAGTGGATGATGACTCTTCCAAGGTATTATTTTTTTTACGAGAGTAACATAATATTTGTACATGCTGGAGTTGAGGAAGAAGCTGGAGATATGTGGGAATGGGCAACGGATGATTTCACTTTTACAGAAAAATATCCAGCCCAAACAGGAAAATTTTATGATAACTATAAAATCGTAGCTGGCCATATTGGAACCGAAGTTATTTCAGAAGACCCAAGGTTTCATGATATATATTATGACGGTGAATCGCACTACTATATCGACGGTACTGTTCTTGAGAGTGGTGTTATTCCTATACTTATGGTAGATACAGAAACGGATAAATATTATAGAGTTACAGAGAATGGAAACTTTATAATTTTACCTTATGATGAGGAAGACTGGTAA
- a CDS encoding TnpV protein, with protein MLWKKSLSGETYKEKYIYDEKNGLWYEKQGEYYLPCITLPDEKQNPVGVWLQRHLRYIKQYNQLMTIGQMACVGKMNTIRNVAMEAVSTNLIYN; from the coding sequence TTGTTGTGGAAAAAATCTCTATCTGGAGAAACTTATAAAGAAAAGTACATTTACGATGAAAAGAACGGTCTTTGGTACGAAAAACAAGGTGAATATTATCTGCCTTGTATAACACTACCTGATGAAAAACAGAATCCAGTGGGCGTATGGTTACAGAGACACCTGCGATATATCAAACAGTATAATCAGTTAATGACAATCGGGCAAATGGCGTGTGTAGGTAAAATGAACACCATCCGCAACGTCGCTATGGAGGCCGTGAGTACCAATTTAATCTATAATTAA